A region of the Flavobacteriaceae bacterium MAR_2010_188 genome:
GCTTATTAGGATTGCCAATATTGGTCGGCAAATATAATTCAATATTATAGTATTACAAGTTTTTGGATTTTTTCAACCTGTCGGTTTAACTGGCTAGATCTAACCTTTAATTTGTAGATGTAGACACCTTTACCAATGCGATCACCAAAATCATCCCGACCATCCCAAACAATATCTTTGGAAAGCGAACTTGTGCTTGTCTTCCCATCTCCAGAAGTTTGACCGTTTAGGGTTCTCACCAATTTACCCGAGACGGTAAAGATTTGTATTGAAACGTCCAAAACATCAGAACTATTGTGATTGAACCAAAATTCAGTGTAATCTACAAACGGATTTGGATAGTTTAATACATTTTCGATAACCAGTTGTTCATCCTCGTCGTAAACTATAAACTGTATCTCTGTGATCGATGAATTGTTATATACATCCCATGCCTTTATGGTTAGAGTATGAATTCCCGGTTCTAAATCCCGGAATGGATATGATAACGTTCCGGTAGTGTAGTCATCTACGTTAGCTTTGTAATATTCGTTTAGTATAAAAGGATTTGTTTCATCACCATCTAATATGGCCAAAATATCGTGCCCAATACCGCTTGCGGTATTTATTCCATGTTCATCAGTTAGCTTAGCAACCAGAGTTGGAGCTTCATTGGTGATTCCTCCAGAAACGAAATTCTCATCATTCATATAAAGATTCACAACCGGACCGATATTGTCTTCTTCGGCGTTTTCATTGATGCCCCCGATTTGGATGGATAGATTTGCCCCGGTCCTATCTTCTAGTTCATTAGTCCGTTTTGCATAAAAACTAGCCTTTCCGGTCCCAACGGGAACGCCAATATCCCTTGGCACTACGAATTCGAAACTGAATAATCCATTTTCAACCGAGGCTTGTCCTTTAAATATAATCTCACCCAGAGTTTTAAAATCCAGTTTAATGATATTGCCATTATTATCCCTAGTCCCATCATTTGCCAAGGTGGTTCTAGAAATTTCTTTATCAAAGATTGTTGCAGTAAGGGTTCCATTAAAATTGGATAAAATAGAACCTGAACCGTCGGTAACTTCCCCACTCAACTTTACCTTATCTAAAGCTTTTAGCACATTTCCTTGTGAAGCTGAGGCATTCCCGTTTATTTGGGTAAGGCGAATATTCGGCTCTGGAATGGCAAGTTTCATTGCAGGATCACCAATACAAAATACCAATCGCTTTTGCGAAAGACCAGCAATTCCGGCATCGTTCTTTGTTTGACGAAGCGCTTCCGCAATCGATAATTCTTCATCTGTATTATATGAAAACAGATATTTTTCCATTATCACGTTAAAAGCAGTACCGACCGTGACGAAAATCTGTCTCGTTGTGGTAAGAAGACTTACAGCCCCACCTTTTTTGTTCCAATATATATACTCTCCTGCGGTAGGCCTTTGAGGATTATCGAACCTGGTATATTCACAGGTAACCGTTATAAAACAGTTGTATTTGCAAAGATTGGTGATTTCTTGAGCATCGATTTTATCGAAAATCCGTTCTGCAGCAAGACCATCTTCACCCCCATGACCAAAATAATTTACCGCAATTGCCCCAACTTCTATGGCATCCTTTATTTCTTTATTCACCGCGGGATAGCGCTCACCGCTAGAGGAAGATTCTTGTTCAAAAGAATCTGAGTGAATCTTAACCACATTTATATATGGTTTGTTATCGGTAACTTCATTGCCGATGTCGTTAGTTGTCTTTTGAAGAACCTCTTCATAAGGCAAATCCACATCATCACTTATCACAATATAATTATTGCGCCAGCTGCCATAAGCTTCTGGTGCGTAATACTGTTCAATTTTTGTGACCATATCACGAGCAAGGTCCAAATTATCTACGAGCATCCGGCCCAATGCGATATCCAACTTATCAGAATTATCTAATTCACCTTCGTTATCATCCATCATTCCATAGAAATCGTCTGAAATAAAAGAACTAGTTAAACTAAAACTGTTATATGCATGCCAAGAAGGAACAATATTGGAGTTGTTTGGGATTCTATCCTTATAGTCGTACGATGAGTCTCCAAAGAGACAAACGTATTTCACCCGGTTTTCTGGCGAACTAGCATTCCAATAAACATATCTTATGAAATTACGGATTGCAGAAATATCTTGGCTGCCAGAACTGAACTCGAGGTAAATATCGTCCAGGCTTACCACCTTCACATTTAGCCCATATTCTTTCCTATTGATTTCTGCTAAGCGTTCTGACTGCGAAACCAAAAACTTAGGCGTAATTATAAGGTAATCGATATCCCGAAATTCTCCGGCTTCGCCATTAAAAATAGTTCCCTTTAAATTTTGATTTGCTACTGTAGAATTGCGATCACTTTCTGGAGTCAAAAAGCCATTGGATGAAATAGCAATGTATTTTTGTGCTCTTCCCGCGTAATCTTTAAAGGTGAAATTTGCCTGAACTCCGGAATTGGTAATAGAACTTACATTGAATTGGTCGCTGATGTTCCAAACTTCGAACACGTTTGAAGCTTGAGTGAGATTATATTGAACAACGCCTGAAGTATTCACTACATTCTTGCTTTGGAAAATCATTTGCTCACCTTCAAAAGTAAGAGCTCTGGTAGCTTCAACCGAAATATAATCCAAATAGCCAAGAGACGACGGATTCCCATTATTGTTATACCTGAGTTGAAAATTGAGCTGGTCAGAATTCAATGTTTGCTGACCAATATACGTACCACCGCTGGCTAACACAGGCTCGTTGGCAGGCTGAAACCTAAAATTAGCGATGTCCGTGCCGTTTAGAGAAACCGACATATCGGTTTGAACATCCGACACCGCGGCAGCATAAACTTTCACGATGGCTGGTTCTGTTAGTGAAACATTTGGGAATTCAAATTTAAATTCCTTCACATTATCTACATCAAACCGGTCGCCCAACCATCGTCGCCCAAGCTTAACCAAATTATATTCATCGACTTCATGAAATTGATAATCTTGAAACGTATTGACTTGCAAGGTTGCTTCTGATGTTGGCTCTATAAAATTTTGAATTCGTTTTGCGGGCTTACTTCCTACCTTAATATAATAGTATGTTTTGTCGGTGTAAAGATTAAGGTTGGTATTACTTTCAGAATTATAACCCTCAGGGCCTTCCGCATAAAACAAAATGTAATCAGAATCGTCTAATTTTGAATCTTCCTCCCCAACAAACTCGATTGCATTTTCGGTTAGGTCTATCGGGGCATCAATACTATTGCTGTACGGCAACATAGCACCACCATTG
Encoded here:
- a CDS encoding Peptidase family C25, which produces MKRRLLALIFTLLFNFFFAQEKQFQINWSSSVEMATTYAKFTLPGFDRQNYNFSDDKGLFFYSEWSLDQKINEKSIKLLNPRYESITASELKDLPQNLIPKDHNIKLSNSIDRGKISAVLELAPIIKDNGGFKKLVSFAISYTIASRANRMRSAFSRQEIINSSLADGSFYRFIVEETGVYKISKGFLREIGIDVNKVNPQNIGVFGNGGAMLPYSNSIDAPIDLTENAIEFVGEEDSKLDDSDYILFYAEGPEGYNSESNTNLNLYTDKTYYYIKVGSKPAKRIQNFIEPTSEATLQVNTFQDYQFHEVDEYNLVKLGRRWLGDRFDVDNVKEFKFEFPNVSLTEPAIVKVYAAAVSDVQTDMSVSLNGTDIANFRFQPANEPVLASGGTYIGQQTLNSDQLNFQLRYNNNGNPSSLGYLDYISVEATRALTFEGEQMIFQSKNVVNTSGVVQYNLTQASNVFEVWNISDQFNVSSITNSGVQANFTFKDYAGRAQKYIAISSNGFLTPESDRNSTVANQNLKGTIFNGEAGEFRDIDYLIITPKFLVSQSERLAEINRKEYGLNVKVVSLDDIYLEFSSGSQDISAIRNFIRYVYWNASSPENRVKYVCLFGDSSYDYKDRIPNNSNIVPSWHAYNSFSLTSSFISDDFYGMMDDNEGELDNSDKLDIALGRMLVDNLDLARDMVTKIEQYYAPEAYGSWRNNYIVISDDVDLPYEEVLQKTTNDIGNEVTDNKPYINVVKIHSDSFEQESSSSGERYPAVNKEIKDAIEVGAIAVNYFGHGGEDGLAAERIFDKIDAQEITNLCKYNCFITVTCEYTRFDNPQRPTAGEYIYWNKKGGAVSLLTTTRQIFVTVGTAFNVIMEKYLFSYNTDEELSIAEALRQTKNDAGIAGLSQKRLVFCIGDPAMKLAIPEPNIRLTQINGNASASQGNVLKALDKVKLSGEVTDGSGSILSNFNGTLTATIFDKEISRTTLANDGTRDNNGNIIKLDFKTLGEIIFKGQASVENGLFSFEFVVPRDIGVPVGTGKASFYAKRTNELEDRTGANLSIQIGGINENAEEDNIGPVVNLYMNDENFVSGGITNEAPTLVAKLTDEHGINTASGIGHDILAILDGDETNPFILNEYYKANVDDYTTGTLSYPFRDLEPGIHTLTIKAWDVYNNSSITEIQFIVYDEDEQLVIENVLNYPNPFVDYTEFWFNHNSSDVLDVSIQIFTVSGKLVRTLNGQTSGDGKTSTSSLSKDIVWDGRDDFGDRIGKGVYIYKLKVRSSQLNRQVEKIQKLVIL